TATATgtaaagtacacaacttcgggGGGGAGGTCTCCATCCAACAAGCTTGCTTTTAGTAGACCTCCCCCACTTAATCTACAGGTTTCTCTCCTGCAGTGTTAGGcctatattttgttattttaaatgattgagtggaaataaatTGAACTATTAACTATGAAATGCAACAATTTGAGTAAACCTTTAAAAAGATACCTACAAGTAGACTTTGATATTTCAAACTTCAGTGATTTTAGATGAgactgtatttttatttttataaactcCTATACTTTATTGGTATGTATTGCTAAATCTGCTAAATTGATAAATTTTATGAGTGTTTTCTATCTGTAAATAAGTTGCTGGTGTTTTTCGTTTTTGTTATTTGTGAAGCACTTTGAGGACTTGCataaggcgctatacaaatgtttttcatttattttattattatatacgtTGCCAATATTAATTTCTTGTCATTTCTACATCTAGGGCTATGTTCATGACAATAGCGAACCACATCAATACGGACACCAAGGTCAAGGGGCAGGGGTTCACCAAGGTCAGCAAGTGTCCGTCTTTCAATCGCTGAATCAGCGTCTGATTGGATTAGGCATCCCAAGCTTTAACATTGGAACGTACAGAATTGAACCGCTCGTGACTGTCGGTTTTCTTCTCGCAATGCTGTTTTTCGGACTGCCGGGATTACTATTTGCTGGACTCTTATTCGGTGTTGTTATAATGAGCGGTGGTGGGGGAGACAATGATGGGGACTCGGGGGGTGGTAGCGGAGCTCAACATCGACAACGAGCTGGAAGAGTTCTTAGACATAGGTGATCAGAACTTCTGTGAAGAGAAATAAACAAGAGATACCTCctgcagagcttgaatttgagaGACAATTCCACAAGACGACAGGGTTTGTTTACTCGACCACAATAGTTTTACAAAagcagaatcaaaatgagagaACAATTCCGCTGTGGTTCTCATGAACTGAGTTGTTTCTGAATGGACTGAACTTCTGTCCCAGGCTTGAATGTGAGAGaaaattccacaagaccacagggcttgttTAATTAACGGAATAAAAATGAGGAAAACAAATGTATTCTGTGATTGTCATGAACTGAGTTGTCACTGACTGAACTGAAACCTCTGTCCAAGGCTTgctgctcaaaatgtttactcgGCCAGATATGTTTTCACAAttaccagaatcaaaatgaaaaaagaaaaaaaaaagttttctgtgATTGCCATGAACTGAGTTGTCACTGAATAAACTGACCATCCTGGGCTTGACTCGAGGGACAATACCACAAGACAAACAGCTTGTTGCTCAAAAGGTTTACTCACCCAGAACCGTTTTTACAATTACCAGAATCAAAGTGAGAACAAAACACAATTCTTCTGTGATTGTCATGAACTGAGTTGTCACTGGATGCACTGACCATCCAGGGCTTGAAATCGAGGGCCTCAAGACCACAGGTCTTATTGCTCTTTTAAAAATTTTTACTGAACCAAAATCGATTTTACaatgaccagaatcaaaatgagataaAATTAGGTTGAATGCTGCAGTGAGAGCATGGCTTGATAAACTTTGTGCAATTGTATGCACGGGATATTTTTTTATCGGTAATGCAAGTCATGCTCTTGAGCAGTTGGCTGCAGCTCAACATCTTCACTGGAATAAGAATGTTGACCAAAGACAATTAACTCAGTCagtttaacttaaaggcagtgaacactattggtaattactcaatttgattttgagacctcagaattagattttgaggtctcgaaatcaagcatctgaaagcacacaacttcgtgtgacaaggtgggtttttttctttcatagttatctggcaacctcgacgaccaattgaattcaaattgtcacaggtttgttattttatgcattctgttgagatacactggtctttgactaccaacagtgtccagtgcctttaagtttataaTTACTTGGTGGTGAGCGAAAATGTTCACAGTCAACTATGTGGAGTACTCTTGTCGTTCGGATAagtttgttggggggggggggggtcctatTGTTGTTATACTATTTCTTAGTTCTACCAAATTCCTCAGTGGGGTCCAAGTCGAGCAAACACAAACATTTGCAGGGTCCATTGTTTAAAGACTAGGACTCTTATTagtaatcaaaataattgtaagcataaaaatgtacttggtaacgagcatcagagagctgttgatagtataaaactttgtgagaaattgctccctctgaagtatgttttttttttgagaaagaggtaatttctcactcaaataataaaagacttcagctgaagcctttgattatgcatctgaaagcacacaaagaaatgcaacaaatgtgtttttctttcataattctcttgcaaatttgatgacaaaATGAGCAAACTTTTCatacatttgttattttatgcatatgggaaacaccaagtgagaatagaccttatgctatgacgtcatccagccgccatctttgaggtcaaatggTGATGAAACAATCGAAACACACATAGATTGACCAATTAAAGTGAGGGCGCCAtcctgaaatgacgtcatgtgcatgaggtctataccggtctttgacaatgatcaAAAGGCACCTTTGAAAGGTGTCCATTGATAAACACGAGCCCGTGCACATACACCCAACATGAAGTACAATACGAACTTGAAATAGACACTATGTACATTCCTAAATCATAGCCGACTCCGTTTTGTGGTTCGGGTTGAATTGTGAAcctgaaataaatatttttaaaaaggttaaaaACAACAATTGCTTCTgtcttcaaaattatttatttaattgtgtGATTCTTAAAGTTGCCGTAAACCACATTTTTAACAATAAGGcaattaagatttttttttttacaggaaatattttaacaaattttctcttttttttttttaaatgcatgtaTTTATAAGTACCTGTAATGAACTGGATGAAACATTTCTTACAACTAGTTGCTGTagtgtttaaaggatttgggtactgtttgtaacacaaaacacagtatccacagatttacaataaacttacaccgtttgaagataatgatagtagaaagcgtaccttaaaatattagatgctgaggtgctgaagttttttagaaatgagtaaaacaacttgtttttacatgctaaaataattttcgtctcatgatcagtgaggcaataattattttcatgacattgttttactcatttctcaaaaactgcagcacttcagcatgtaatattttccgggaagctttctactatcattatcttcaaactgtgtaagttaagtgtaaatctgtggacatcgtgttttttgttctacaaaaagtacagacccgacaaaaagtacatagaccctttaaagttaCACAATAAAGAGTGAGCGGTATCAGAACACTGCAAGCACAAACTAAAAGGAAAGACTTGTGCAGCAATTTATCCATgttggtgaaaaaaaattccacaAATATTACACTTTTACTTGAAACAACTTCAAATAAGAAATGACATACAattctgtgaacatttaaatgAGTGTAAGATGGGCTCTAAATATTATATAAACTGCTAAAAATTGTAtttctgaaatgaaaaaaaaacaaataaaataaaataaaataaagatttCTATGGTTCATGGTTTCTACCAacaatgtttttctaataagaTTTTTGGGAGTAAAACAAGGAAAGTTTTCTTGGTTTGTTTTCCTTCATATTTCAGGAAAGTCAATTTTAGCAGTGTActtaaaactacatgtactatgcCAAATATGAGGCAGAGAgtgtgttcccccccccccaaaaaaaaaaactcaactgTTTGCAACACAATTGTTCCTCTTGTACAGATGTACCCCTCCCCTTTAAGGGTCAATTGAGACATCAAGGTCACAGCTATGCGGGACACCATGCCACATCGAGCGCAAAATGCTATAATATTTGTTCATGGACaagtggacaagtcgttaatggtcccacgcggtgagatagatgagttgtggcggtgctcttgcgagatcactgctctcgcgctaACTGCTGGTTGCTCGACTTCTACTCCTCGTTAAATGGGACTGTAGTTGTGAGAACAGTAGTCtcgcaggggggggggggggggggaggggcagcAGTCTCAGGAGAATACCGCGGGAATCGAGGGGAGAGCCGGAACGCTATCatcgcgacagacatttaacgacttgtccacaagtctaatatATTACCTGAttgtcaaaataaacaacatgtaGACTGACGACATACGATTATGAACATTTTCTTAATAAATTCCTTATTCATTCATtcttaataaaaaatgtaaagaGGTTTAAACCCTTTAGAGACTACGACGGCTTGTACCAAAGTGCCAATATAGCGGCCAAAAACAGCCGCCATTTCTGACCTATTTCCACTTACACAAAAAGGTCAAATGAAAGGTCATGTTCTGAATTGACCTTTTCCTTTCCATTTTAATATAGTATATAAcatatctgaaacaaaacaatttttctgttacatttttttttttccagacacTTTGACACACACAAGTTTTGTCAAAACCTTAGCAATATTAGCCCTGTCTTGTTGAATGGTGATCATTACACAGACTGGAATAGTCTGTAAAGGGTTAAACACTGTATGATTGTCCTTGCATGGAGAAAATTTAATTAACATTGCACTTTTATCATGCAGGAATTCAAACATCATTAAACAGCATAAAAAGTGCATTTCTTAAGAGCAGGATTTTCCGACTAATAATTGTTATAAccacacaaatattttaaaaaaccccagggccaatttcacagagctgcttacaaGCACAGAAAGTgttaagcacaataaaattatgcttaccagaatacggtaacccagccaaattaccatttCACATACACCATCTGTGAGTGGTATCCTGCTATTTTTCTGTTAAATCGACTACTAATTAAGCAGCTTTAAAAATATTGAGCATATTGGGCTCTCATTTATCATAAGCTGCTGTTAAGCAGATTGTTCTAAGCAAAACatcagcaggataccagccacttGATACTATAAATgtcagtttggctggtaaccatattttggtaagcatattttttttggtgcttagctactttctgtgctaaagcagctttatgaaattgtgcccagattAGAAAGTCACCGAATAGGTAGTTTTAAGAAACTTGGAAAAGATCTTGTGGGCTTAGACAGGAGAGTGGAATTTAAGCATTTGTTATAGATTGTTTAATGTTTCCATCGCAGATATAATGAGAGATTTAATACCATGGTACATGCAGGAGATTTCTGTAGGAGTAATATTTACCTGTATAAAAAGTACTGATTATTGAGCCATAAAACTGCTGAGGGTATATATCGAGTATTAAAAGTAGTTTGAAAAAACTGTAATggttaaataattttatttcatttttttccctcTTGGATGAGGGGAAGGTGTCAGGCAGCAACCTTTCATCCTAGTTCGATAAAATATTTACACTGAGATATCAGTCTCACATCTCAGAACCTGGAACAATaacatctttaaaggaacacgttgccttggattggtcgagttggtctctgtAAAGCGTTTGAAGccatttgttattaaatgcatcagggtagaaagataatttaaaagtagaatataatgatccacacaaagatACCTCGTAATTGCCTGGTTTCCTTTTATTACATGTACGTCACGAAGAAAATacggttggccattttgtggagtcaaaattttgactccataaatggccgacgatgtaaaaggaaaacattgcaatttcgagtgatacttgtgtggatcattatattctacatttaaaagacaatatgtatgcattttataaaaaactggtttcaaatgcttttcaaagaccaactcgaccgatccaaggcaacgtgttcctgtaagtGTGTGGACGAATGGATGGTAAGGATACACATGTCTCGTCCGTTACTTAAAAATCAAGGCACATAACAGTTTTGTTCTTAAAtcgtaagtacatgtacaaatagtGTTCAGCCACTGCGACGACCAGTGCAAAGCCCCAAAAATATACAACTTTATATAATGTTTACCACAGCAGATTTTTAACAAACCAATTAATATACATACATAAGCACAAACTTGCAGCCAATTTCGCGacacgctaggattaatcctatctcgagttaggacgagtaactcgtcctaactaaggatgggttcaatgcatacTAACGCCTTTGGATAGTtgagaagagtttggtgaaatcgactgcaggaACAGTATTCATATTTTAAATGACAGGTTCAAAGAACATAATGCAActgtaagtaaaacaaaattgcagcAGTTGAACTATTTATCctttggtaaaaccaaaatgaaaattcAGTAATCTTTTGAATGTTCCAATTGTAGAGACCATTCAcaagtgacctttgacatcacaaaagaGGCACTGAGCCTAGACTTCCCTGcagcacgatttg
This Asterias amurensis chromosome 21, ASM3211899v1 DNA region includes the following protein-coding sequences:
- the LOC139953083 gene encoding protein FAM241B-like, which codes for MVRILENGDIVADNDPRAQQSSHSGNAPRNRAGRMGYVHDNSEPHQYGHQGQGAGVHQGQQVSVFQSLNQRLIGLGIPSFNIGTYRIEPLVTVGFLLAMLFFGLPGLLFAGLLFGVVIMSGGGGDNDGDSGGGSGAQHRQRAGRVLRHR